Part of the Quercus robur chromosome 5, dhQueRobu3.1, whole genome shotgun sequence genome, GGGTTTCAGTCTAATGGGTGGAAAATCAACTTCTAATTGCAAGATAGAGCCTAGGTGCGTTGAACTGAGTAGCGAGCACCATTAGGCAAGGGCATCCTAACTCATAATATTGGCTCGGATCACTTTTGTCCCCAAACATTTATCATGAATCATAGCACAAAATAGCTATCTACATCCTGTACATTTCAGTTCCAAATGCTCAACAAAAGCTGCCATATTGAATCAAGCATGAGAATTGTAGGAAAGAAAACTATTCAAGAACATTCGAATAATAGGACATGATCATTTAAAGTGCACAACCATTATCTAAATGTCATCCTTGCTTTCCTAGATGACAAGCTACAGTGCTGAGACATTCAACTGCTCATGATCTGGAAATTCATCTCAACCAAATGGATTGTCTCacctttttgtttgttaaacATGGAAAATGATTGATAGCACAAAATTGCTGTCAATATGAACTGTCATATTGAGGCAAGACTGGGAAATAACCGTATGATGGTCCACTTTAAAGGCAGGACAGTGACTAATACTTTCATCTTTGTGAATTGCAACTGATCATAGTATTCTATTAGTCAATGAACCTTTACCTCACTTGCAATGAATCAAAAATTGAATAAGAAAAagttattatttactatttattaaatacaaaaaagaaaaaagaaaaaaagaagagaatgagagaaaaatataaatctatTAAGTTTGCTTCAATATAACCACATTCCCCTCCACTAACTAAAAGACAACAATCCATTAACTTagaatttttatcaatttgaaTGATACTGACCTTGAAAAAGTTCACACTGATGTGGTTGGCAAGGTCATTTGGAGTTATATGCTCACAACTCTCAATCATAGTTCTTGATGTAGAGCCAACAAAGTAAGATGGAAAAAATTCATTGAAATGTCCGGACTATTACGTGTGACAGCATTgtctttttttcccaatttgACAGACATGGGATGTAAAGTTGTAAACAGATCAGAGGTGGAGTTCCCATAATACCATATGCACTAGTAAAATTTTACCATTCAGACTTCCTGCATTTATTTTctgaatgaaaatttaattttctagcGGAGCAAAATAAGGTGGCACTATTACGGCTCCATCATCATCTCACTGAggttatcctttttcttttcctttgtgtcaaaatgaagaaagacaaccaaaaccaaaatgTTCAAAGAATTTGGCAAACAGAACTTAGGAATCAGCACCTAAACTTGTTTGGAACAATAACAAGCATGTGGAAACAaaacctaggagtcagcaccaagctaTTGAAGGAAAAATTCCAAATTGTCCTCACTGGAGTACAATAGCGTGTGCTTATATAGACTCCATAAGTCTATAGCTAAAGCCTACTCCTATTGGGCTTGGGTCAAAGCCTAATTTTTGAATTAGAAAAATACCCTTAACTTCTGGaaattttatatgaaatacTAATATCCTAATCagctaataaaaattattataaaatccAATGGATcaatagggaagaaaaatgatttcaaaaattaaacagAACTAAATTTAAATTGTCTTCACACTTCCCACATCTCAAAACACATGAACACAGCatagattaaataaaattaagatcattaaataaaaatattgaccATCTAAATGCATGGCCATGGTCTAATGACTAGTTTTCCTTGATCAGGTGACACATGGCTACCCATACCTCCAGGCTGCAAACATGCCCCTCTAAGAGCAATGTCATTATAAATCTTGCTTTTTAGTGGCCAAATCGAAAATCTTTCTCAGATCCTGCTTAACTCCATCATCtgcaaatataaattcaattgcATTTTTTGCCAGCTGAAACATTTCCCTCTTTCCAAGACCTGGGCAGTTCACAAATGAAACAAGCAGTCAGTGATGATAAGCTCTTTAATCCAACTCCCAGTACCTGCACCACTAGATTAATACCTACCAAATGCAGAAGCAGCAACTTTGTACTCATTGGAGAGACTGGTGGAGAACACGCCAGCATCATCAGTGCAGAGGACTATCGGATGTTTTGCATTATACAGATCAGCTGCATAATTAAACAAAGTGTTATATTAGAGATATTTTGAAGTTTATCAGTAGCAAAGAAGGAGATATGTCACTTAAGGATAATATATTTCACAGGCTTGTTCAGAAGACCTAACCAAAATGGTGAACATCTAGTGAGGAAACTGATGCAGTCACAACGTTGGAAGTCAGACAAATTTCAACCTGCAAAAATGTGAATAGACATAGAAGCTAAAATAGTTATCCAGCCAAATATTTAAAACCAACAATACTGCAAATGTTTCTAGGATCAAGTGGCATCTCCTCCCTCCAAAAAAGGTAGAGGGTGAGATCACAGGTTTAACCCATGTGGATGTGTGAGCTTTATttgcctatcaaaaaaagacTAACAAATTTTTAGTCTACAGCCATTTAAAATCTTTAGGTGTTGCCGTGTTGCACAATTCCTTAGGTGTTCTACCTTAGGTTCCCCTTTAAATTTAATCATGAGGCTGTATTGGCCAAGGAGCCACATAAGAGAATCTCATTGTACCTTGAGGGAAACTAACACCTTTTGGGTTGCATTGGTCAATGCAGCaacatggttgaatttaattggggaaCCTACGGTACAAGTACAACACCTAAGGaattatacctaagttttgcccttgCAGAAAATAATGAAACTAGGCTAatcaacttaaaagaaagacaTCATGGATGAGAGGTATTCAATCATAAACAGGTGACTAAATGAAAGATGTCTTTGGTTCCTCACAATGAAAATATTCCAGAAATGGTATAAAAAAGAAACTTCCAAACTCATTTAACAAACTATAATAAGTTTCACAACCTTTGATAGACTTAATTCCATCAATTAATCATCTACTAAAAGTTTTAAGATTGGATTGGTAAACTAATTGAAAAGATTCTGGATTTTGCCTCTTTTCCTTCACATCTGTTCTATGGAAGTCAAAAGTAGGCATTCCTTATCATCCTAGAGAAATGAAGGTTCACATCAAGAGAAGGAATAGTTTCACAAATATCTAACCGGGATATTGTAATGTTTCAATTTCTTCCAATCATCCTCTTCAAAGTAACAAGCATGGCCAACCCTCTGGGGAATAAAGTCTAACATTGCTTGTATCTCTTTCGGATTAGGAACCTACAAGCACTAAGTTAGGAAAATAAGTTAGTCAGGGTGAGTTCAACAATAATAGCTGTAGGCATTTGAAAGAACAAACGTACCTCTCCACAGTGAAGAGTTATATAAAGACCATGTTCTCTAGCAAACTCTAATGCTGGTAAATATGTCATCCTGATTTAGATACAAAGAGAACTTGGGATTATAACCTctttgtaataaataaaaaggaaatgcTTGTCTACTACAAAAAACTTGGAGTAATAACTAGTGAGTATGTACCATTCACCCACAACAGGATTTCCAGAAAGGTCAATACCAAGTACTCCTAAATCTCTCATTTCCAGTGCAAGCTTAACCTGCAATAAGTGAGGAAAGATGATTAAACACTTCTCCTGTCAAACATatgaccttaaaaaaaaattcgtgACAGACCAATATTCGTACATACAGTTTCCATTGCAGCTGCAGTGGACTCCCGACGGTCAATACTCAAAAGAAGCCGAacatatatcttttttctttttccgtcacatgcatcatttatggGTAGTGATTCCCTAAGACTTCCAGCATCCACATTATGAGGTGCAAAAGCAACATCAACTGTACTGACAGCCTTTAGACCTTCCATTACTGCTTCCATATAAGAACGTTTGGTCATTCCTATAGAATCATTTCTCTGCAAAAAACTTAATCAATGAAATCTGCATATTGTCTTAATATGAGTAAAttaccaccccccccccccccaccccccccccccacccccacaaaaaaaaaaaaaaaaaaactcttaggACTTCATTGAAGTACCTTTGGAGTAGTTCTTAACTCCAGGTATACCACATTTTCAGAGGCAAAATCTTCAATAACCTGTCCTtggccaaaaaaagaaaaagaaaatttacatCAATGTACAGAATTGGAGTTAAAGTTTTTTCATGTATAGGGAAAGTTTCATACTTCTTGGGTGATTCTTTTCACAGTTGTGTGGTCAGTAGTAAGAATGTGGATCAGGTCAAACAATTTGAACACTTCAGTTAAAGAACGGTCATCTGAATCAAAGAATGTGTAAAGTTTCCAATGTGAAGAttcaataatattataattacaTTTCCAAAGGGGACATAGAAGTCAGacaactaaaaaaacaaaaaaaagaagcaaactttttttttatcaaacatCGAAACCCCACCTCAACTAAGCCAATAGGCTGTACTTAGCACAATCAAGTTGAGGCTTTCCATTATTTAAGTACCAAATAATGATATGAGAGCAAAGAGTTGAATTTCATTTCTTTCCTAATTTTTctaagcaaccaaacaaaaacaagggtAATGGGCATACTTTTCAAGATAACATGTTCCACATCTGAGAAAACTATGACACCCTTTTCACCCAGTACTCGAGCAAGTTCTCTGTAAGAAAAGAACACCTCAGTCAGTATAAATAAAACACTTTAATGAAGCAAACGTTCTTCTTCAACCAATAAACAAAGCAAAAAGTTAAACATTTTAGCCCCAAGAAAGAGACATGGAAAGCTTACAACAGTGTGGAGTCTCTAATGGATCCATTGAGGTGAGCATGTAGTTCTACCTTTGGCAATGAAACACACCACTCCATGTTTCTCTCTGTCTCcctgtctctctttctctcttcctttctctgCCTTTTGTTCTTATCTCACTCAGTTTGCCGTTTGCGTCTAGTTCCACTCGACAACAATGATACGATATCTAGttggatttgtgtttggttgactcTTTGTGTTTTTGGGCTAGAAGTCTCTTCTCCTGGGCCCCTTAAGCTAAATAGTTATCAAAACTTTAAATCGTGGGAATTGTGGAAACCATGTCACAGTGGTTGTATGATTTATTAAACTACACCAGATGAAaacaatgtttttattttttggatagaaCTGATGAAAACAATGTGGTAacattatacattatattacaaCCAATTATGAATTTGgtttaaatataataaaggaAACTATAGAGTATACAGAAATATGCTATGGAAATTTTCACATTTGGTCCAAAATTAGGTGCGTAATAATAACATATGACTGTAATTCTGGAAATAATTTTAGGCATATGAAAACAATGAGGGTTTCTAGTGGGGGAGTCAAATAAGTTTagtgatactttttttttcttccctatgacatgttgtgattaatgtttaacaaaaattgaatcaatAATGGACCCATTTAAAAGCAATTTTACTCAAATTATAACTTATTACCACTtcaataatatgaaaaattttgggtcTTTAACATTGCTCATGGATGATTTGTTGTAGGTGAAATGGTACTTTTCCATGCACTAAGTACTTGGGGGGTTTGAGGAGGAGGGGTTTGATATTAATGTACAAATTTCtaattgtcttttatttttttgggatgaatGAGAAGATTGTATTGCATAAAATGAAAAGAGTAAGAAAGTTCAAGTAACAACACCTAATAGCAAAACTGGAATACCATGGAACCCCAAAACTAACTCATACAAGGAAAA contains:
- the LOC126727129 gene encoding N6-mAMP deaminase, with translation MEWCVSLPKVELHAHLNGSIRDSTLLELARVLGEKGVIVFSDVEHVILKNDRSLTEVFKLFDLIHILTTDHTTVKRITQEVIEDFASENVVYLELRTTPKRNDSIGMTKRSYMEAVMEGLKAVSTVDVAFAPHNVDAGSLRESLPINDACDGKRKKIYVRLLLSIDRRESTAAAMETVKLALEMRDLGVLGIDLSGNPVVGEWMTYLPALEFAREHGLYITLHCGEVPNPKEIQAMLDFIPQRVGHACYFEEDDWKKLKHYNIPVEICLTSNVVTASVSSLDVHHFADLYNAKHPIVLCTDDAGVFSTSLSNEYKVAASAFGLGKREMFQLAKNAIEFIFADDGVKQDLRKIFDLATKKQDL